Within the Pedosphaera parvula Ellin514 genome, the region GACACGTCCGCCCAGAATGATTCTCTCGCTGGCACGCCGTGAAGCGACACCGGCCTCCGCTAAAAATTTTTGCAACCGAACCACGGATATTTCGAATTACGTTGTGAACACCTGATGAAAACGGGCCAATAATGCCGCCCTCATCCGAGATTCATCTCACGCAACTCGAATTGCAAGTATGGCTTAGGCTTCAGGCTTGGTCTTGCGAAGACCGGTGATACGATCGCCCTCTTTCCATTGACCACGCTTCTTTAATAAACCAACGCGCTCAAAGCGCTTGAGTACGTTCCGTTTACCACCCATGGTGGCCACTGCGCGCAAACTACGATGCTGTGACATAAATAAATCCTAAGGTTTTTTAACCGCTTTATCAAAAAGCGGAGGGTGTTTCTAACACGTCCAATCCGAATTTGCCAATGGTTTATTTGGCAGAGCCCTCAACTCGGCGAGTTAAATGCCCTCGATGAGCATGCTAAAAAACAGCTTTCCAACACGGCTGCGGATCATAAATCCACTAAAATTCATGCAGCTATAGTCGTTCGCCTGTAAATAAACGGTTCTGAAACGGGCGGAATTCAACTCTAAAAACCCTACTGCAATCTTTTGGCAACCACCTTTATTTTAATTTGTGTAACTCCTTGAGATGGGGAATGTTTTATTAGTGAAAACCTTCGCTTTCAAGCTGGTTTTCGATGGTTGTTTCAACCCACACTCAGTCTATGGGCAATGCTTGCACAAGAGTGTTTCGTGTGCTAATCGCCGATGGCTCGCCTGGCGA harbors:
- a CDS encoding small basic protein translates to MSQHRSLRAVATMGGKRNVLKRFERVGLLKKRGQWKEGDRITGLRKTKPEA